The Nerophis ophidion isolate RoL-2023_Sa linkage group LG24, RoL_Noph_v1.0, whole genome shotgun sequence genome includes a region encoding these proteins:
- the LOC133542454 gene encoding zinc finger protein ZFP2-like isoform X1 codes for MGKRGKKTRGIRVEHNKRLVWNLPVVYLVGSQEWHMPPQESDWSPQMSPNSEMEQSEALLNCVSCKHLQQEWSFRMEQEEPQHSLIKKEGEAPQTPYIQKGTKDPLTPHFKEEEEEHSISQGGEHFEGLEEVDVTKMPVTGVPVKSEDDGEHLLPEQQKWSFRMVTEDPQPSHIREEDAELQTPHIKKEEAEHSISQEGEHLEGLEEFPVTGVPVKSEDDEVKWLEEFPVISVIVKSEDDEVKGESEERGGGEPPSSSSTQHMTTEADGDHCGGSQADKLLAPLSDSEDTTSHSPDTDDEDSKDDKTCRADNTHLTCSHCDKTFKYPSLLKEHMRTHTGEKYFSCTECGKRFARKNVLNVHKRTHTGEKPFFCSVCGKTFVQKHCLKIHMRKHSGENLFSCSICGKSFTTSSNFKVHMRIHTGEKPFSCSICGKAFVQKDCLNIHMRKHSGEKPFSCSTCGKSFTRSSSLKVHMGIHTGEKPFSCSICGKVFAHGKHLKVHMRIHTGEKPFTCSICGKGFAKSSNFIVHMRIHTREKPFMCSICGKRFSQSPHVKIHMRTHTGEKPFSCSSCNKGFCERSKLVAHMNTHTGEKVLSCSVCGERFSSKSQCKKHKCAGENSSSK; via the coding sequence TGTCCTGCAAACATCTGCAACaggagtggagcttcaggatggagcAGGAGGAACCACAGCACTCCCTCATTAAAAAGGAAGGTGAGGCACCACAGACTCCTTACATTCAAAAGGGAACAAAGGACCCACTCACCcctcattttaaagaggaagaggaggaacacagcatcagtcaggggGGAGAGCAttttgaaggactggaggaggttgatgtcaccaagatgccagtgactggtgtccctgtgaagagtgaagatgatggtgaacatcttctccctgagcagcagaagtggagcttcaggatggtgaCGGAGGacccacagccctcccacattaggGAGGAAGATGCGGAGCTACAGACTCCTCACATTAAAAAAGAAGAGGCGGAACACAGCATCAGCCAggagggagagcatcttgaaggactggaggagttcccagtgactggtgtccctgtaaagagtgaagatgatgaggtcaaatggttggaggagttcccagtgattagtgtgattgtgaagagtgaagatgatgaggtcaaaggtgagagtgaggagaggggagggggggagcctccaagcagcagctcaactcaacacatgacaacagaagctgatggagaccactgtggaggatcacaagcagacaagctcttagctccactatcagatagtgaggacacaacgtcacactctcctgacactgatgatgaagactctaaagacgATAAGACGTGTCGCGCCGACAACACACACCTGACGTGTTCTCACTGCGACAAAACGTTTAAATACCCAAGTCttctgaaagaacacatgagaacacacaccggagaaaaatatttttcctgCACGGAATGTGGTAAGAGATTTGCACGGAAAAATGTGTTGAACGTCCACAAGAGaacgcacaccggagaaaaaccttttttctgttcagtatgtggtaaaacTTTTGTACAAAAGCAttgtttaaaaatacacatgAGGAAACACAGTGGGGAAAACctattttcttgttcaatctgtggtaaaagtttcACAACGAGTTCAAATtttaaagtacacatgagaatacatactggggaaaaacctttttcctgttctatATGCGGTAAAGCTTTTGTACAAAAGGATTGTCTAAATATACACATGagaaaacacagtggtgaaaaacccttttcttgttcaacctgtggCAAAAGTTTTACAAGAAGTTCAAGTCTGAAAGTACACATGGGAATCCATACTGGAGAAAaaccgttttcctgttcaatctgtggtaaagtttTTGCACATGGTAaacatttgaaagtgcacatgaggatacacacgggagaaaaaccttttacctgttcaatctgtggtaaaggttttgcaaaaAGTAGCAATTTCATTgtgcacatgagaatacacaccagagaaaaaccttttatgtGTTCAATTTGCGGTAAAAGGTTTTCACAAAGTCCacatgtgaaaatacacatgcgAACGCACACTGGTGAGaaaccgttttcctgctcaaGCTGCAATAAAGGATTTTGTGAACGATCAaagcttgtagcacacatgaatacacacactggagagaaagtgttgagttgcagtgtgtgtggtgaaagattctcttctaagtcccagtgtaagaaacacaagtgtgctggtgagaacagcagcagcaaatga
- the LOC133542454 gene encoding zinc finger protein OZF-like isoform X2 — MEQEEPQHSLIKKEGEAPQTPYIQKGTKDPLTPHFKEEEEEHSISQGGEHFEGLEEVDVTKMPVTGVPVKSEDDGEHLLPEQQKWSFRMVTEDPQPSHIREEDAELQTPHIKKEEAEHSISQEGEHLEGLEEFPVTGVPVKSEDDEVKWLEEFPVISVIVKSEDDEVKGESEERGGGEPPSSSSTQHMTTEADGDHCGGSQADKLLAPLSDSEDTTSHSPDTDDEDSKDDKTCRADNTHLTCSHCDKTFKYPSLLKEHMRTHTGEKYFSCTECGKRFARKNVLNVHKRTHTGEKPFFCSVCGKTFVQKHCLKIHMRKHSGENLFSCSICGKSFTTSSNFKVHMRIHTGEKPFSCSICGKAFVQKDCLNIHMRKHSGEKPFSCSTCGKSFTRSSSLKVHMGIHTGEKPFSCSICGKVFAHGKHLKVHMRIHTGEKPFTCSICGKGFAKSSNFIVHMRIHTREKPFMCSICGKRFSQSPHVKIHMRTHTGEKPFSCSSCNKGFCERSKLVAHMNTHTGEKVLSCSVCGERFSSKSQCKKHKCAGENSSSK, encoded by the coding sequence atggagcAGGAGGAACCACAGCACTCCCTCATTAAAAAGGAAGGTGAGGCACCACAGACTCCTTACATTCAAAAGGGAACAAAGGACCCACTCACCcctcattttaaagaggaagaggaggaacacagcatcagtcaggggGGAGAGCAttttgaaggactggaggaggttgatgtcaccaagatgccagtgactggtgtccctgtgaagagtgaagatgatggtgaacatcttctccctgagcagcagaagtggagcttcaggatggtgaCGGAGGacccacagccctcccacattaggGAGGAAGATGCGGAGCTACAGACTCCTCACATTAAAAAAGAAGAGGCGGAACACAGCATCAGCCAggagggagagcatcttgaaggactggaggagttcccagtgactggtgtccctgtaaagagtgaagatgatgaggtcaaatggttggaggagttcccagtgattagtgtgattgtgaagagtgaagatgatgaggtcaaaggtgagagtgaggagaggggagggggggagcctccaagcagcagctcaactcaacacatgacaacagaagctgatggagaccactgtggaggatcacaagcagacaagctcttagctccactatcagatagtgaggacacaacgtcacactctcctgacactgatgatgaagactctaaagacgATAAGACGTGTCGCGCCGACAACACACACCTGACGTGTTCTCACTGCGACAAAACGTTTAAATACCCAAGTCttctgaaagaacacatgagaacacacaccggagaaaaatatttttcctgCACGGAATGTGGTAAGAGATTTGCACGGAAAAATGTGTTGAACGTCCACAAGAGaacgcacaccggagaaaaaccttttttctgttcagtatgtggtaaaacTTTTGTACAAAAGCAttgtttaaaaatacacatgAGGAAACACAGTGGGGAAAACctattttcttgttcaatctgtggtaaaagtttcACAACGAGTTCAAATtttaaagtacacatgagaatacatactggggaaaaacctttttcctgttctatATGCGGTAAAGCTTTTGTACAAAAGGATTGTCTAAATATACACATGagaaaacacagtggtgaaaaacccttttcttgttcaacctgtggCAAAAGTTTTACAAGAAGTTCAAGTCTGAAAGTACACATGGGAATCCATACTGGAGAAAaaccgttttcctgttcaatctgtggtaaagtttTTGCACATGGTAaacatttgaaagtgcacatgaggatacacacgggagaaaaaccttttacctgttcaatctgtggtaaaggttttgcaaaaAGTAGCAATTTCATTgtgcacatgagaatacacaccagagaaaaaccttttatgtGTTCAATTTGCGGTAAAAGGTTTTCACAAAGTCCacatgtgaaaatacacatgcgAACGCACACTGGTGAGaaaccgttttcctgctcaaGCTGCAATAAAGGATTTTGTGAACGATCAaagcttgtagcacacatgaatacacacactggagagaaagtgttgagttgcagtgtgtgtggtgaaagattctcttctaagtcccagtgtaagaaacacaagtgtgctggtgagaacagcagcagcaaatga